Genomic DNA from Candidatus Kaiserbacteria bacterium:
CGAGGATTGCATCAAGTGAAAGTTCCTTTCGTTTACGATACTCATCAATAATGAGGTTATTCATTACTTTGTACAGAAAAGGCTTGTATGAGTCTATCTCGTGACCCCCACGAATATATCCCCACACTTTTGTGAATGTATCATGCACGATTTCGATTGCTCGTTCTCGGTCTGAGAGTCGATATACTGCATGTCGGAATAGTGCATCTGCATATTCATCAAATGCTTTCAAAAAACGATCCTCGTAGGACACTACGCTGGAATCCCTGACTGTTTTCCTTTTTGCCGGTTGTTTTGGCGCCATGTGGAAACCATTATAAGCGAAGACGAGTGAAAAACCCACTTCTTTCATAGAATTGCAATAAATAGCCTATTTCTTTATTAAATCCAACGATTTGACTTGAAAAAGTATACCGTTCCAGAAACAGCAGTAACCACGAACGCTGCAACGTACAGAAAAGCATGTGGATTATCTTGAAATGGAAGTGGGATATTCATACCAAAAATCGAAGATATAAGGGTTGGAATTGTGAGTACAATCGTAAATGCAGTGAGACGGCGGATTGTAGCGTTAAGATTTTGGGTCAAAATAGACTCACTTGCACTTCGAATATTTTGAATAGTCTTTAAAATAGACTTTGCAGAGTCAATAAGCTGCGCAGTTTCAATAATAAGGTCTTCGAGTAACTCCCTATCCTCACTAAACATTTGGATATAGTTCCCTTTCGTGAGTTGTTGGAGCCATTCTTGAGTGGGTACGAGCGCAGACATTATTTCATTCAGTTCCTGTTCCAAAAATACCAAACGTTGAATGTCGCGACTGCGAATATCACGAATGCGTCCCATGTCGCGATACACCATTTTGCGCATGCGGGTCAACTTTTTTTCATAGGTAGCCTCAATTTCTGAGAGAAATTGAAGAAAAAGTGCTGTTTT
This window encodes:
- a CDS encoding RNA polymerase sigma factor, which produces MKEVGFSLVFAYNGFHMAPKQPAKRKTVRDSSVVSYEDRFLKAFDEYADALFRHAVYRLSDRERAIEIVHDTFTKVWGYIRGGHEIDSYKPFLYKVMNNLIIDEYRKRKELSLDAILAEEGVDEGSFPELQGGSIAEVTFTLDAQKASLLLQELPLVYREVLTLRFVDGLGPKEISELIEESENVVSVRIHRGLKTLKDMITEREAAAHENRTKKT
- a CDS encoding magnesium transporter CorA family protein, translating into MITHYFRQSDSTEVETVLEAKAGVWTHVVKPTDEELKELIEKYGFDEAIIDDSRDVFEVPRFEKDGSISYFFTRYPFDVQDIDIETAPILIILGETFLITIANQETPFLDPLIAGKRDYSTVQKTALFLQFLSEIEATYEKKLTRMRKMVYRDMGRIRDIRSRDIQRLVFLEQELNEIMSALVPTQEWLQQLTKGNYIQMFSEDRELLEDLIIETAQLIDSAKSILKTIQNIRSASESILTQNLNATIRRLTAFTIVLTIPTLISSIFGMNIPLPFQDNPHAFLYVAAFVVTAVSGTVYFFKSNRWI